From one Lotus japonicus ecotype B-129 chromosome 3, LjGifu_v1.2 genomic stretch:
- the LOC130744003 gene encoding glutathione S-transferase T2-like — protein MHKCRFGKLSKDIQTFTGCNKKVTTPWKSGHSEKEIMDEAHAMFFVDEKRDFKHENAWRMVKDKPKWKGDSMTTNSRGQKKSGSGVHATSSDPSASIDCDEYEATQPTTRPKGKKAEKRKAKTTETAPSTLSFVPHLDMIAMGKAKMEMMANFKELRTRELDLQQVDQQLKQGELQMRQDELKFKKAENFKAYMDLLNKNTSGMSEEELAKHKLLCAFALRELGMS, from the coding sequence ATGCACAAATGTCGTTTTGGAAAATTGAGTAAAGATATTCAAACCTTTACCGGTTGCAACAAGAAAGTTACCACTCCttggaaaagtggacactcagaGAAGGAGATCATGGATGAGGCGCATGCCATGTTTTTTGTAGACGAGAAAAGAGatttcaaacatgagaatgCATGGCGGATGGTGAAAGATAAACCAAAGTGGAAGGGAGACTCAATGACAACCAATTCAAGGGGACAAAAGAAGTCAGGATCTGGGGTGCACGCAACATCGTCTGACCCAAGTGCTTCAATTGATTGCGATGAATATGAGGCAACACAACCAACAACCCGCCCTAAGGGAAAAAAGGCAGAGAAAAGAAAGGCCAAAACAACAGAGACTGCGCCAAGTACTCTATCTTTTGTTCCTCACCTTGATATGATAGCCATGGGGAAGGCTAAAATGGAAATGATGGCAAATTTTAAGGAGCTCAGGACTAGAGAACTAGATTTGCAACAAGTTGACCAACAACTGAAACAAGGTGAACTACAAATGAGACAAGATGAACTCAAATTTAAGAAGGCTGAGAATTTTAAAGCATATATGGATCTCCTTAACAAGAACACATCTGGAATGAGCGAGGAGGAGTTAGCAAAGCATAAGTTACTATGTGCTTTCGCCTTGCGTGAACTAGGAATGTCTTAA